A single genomic interval of Flavobacteriales bacterium harbors:
- a CDS encoding response regulator transcription factor gives MSDSKGHILLVEDDPNLGFVIQDALARKGYTVHLCRDGKEGLRYFNSHTYDLCVLDVMLPQKDGFSLAEDIRITNEQVPIVFLTAKSQTEDRIAGFKAGGDDYLTKPFSHEELVLRIEAILRRTKGRGEDKRQRERFELGSYLFDHRDLSLKHPAGDRKLTRKEADVLRLLCMHQDQVLPRELVLNMVWGDDTYFLGRSLDVFISRLRKYLKADASVQIVNVHGVGFKLQVG, from the coding sequence ATGAGCGACAGCAAAGGACACATCCTGCTGGTGGAGGACGACCCCAACCTGGGCTTCGTCATCCAGGACGCCCTGGCCCGCAAGGGCTACACGGTGCACCTGTGCCGCGACGGCAAGGAGGGGCTGCGCTACTTCAACAGCCACACCTATGACCTCTGCGTGCTGGACGTGATGCTGCCCCAGAAGGACGGCTTCAGCCTGGCGGAGGACATCCGCATCACCAACGAACAGGTGCCGATCGTCTTCCTCACGGCCAAGAGCCAGACCGAGGACCGCATCGCGGGCTTCAAGGCCGGCGGCGACGACTACCTCACCAAGCCGTTCAGCCATGAGGAGCTCGTGCTGCGCATCGAGGCCATCCTGCGCCGCACCAAGGGCAGGGGCGAGGACAAGCGCCAACGAGAACGGTTCGAGCTGGGCAGCTACCTCTTCGATCACCGCGACCTGAGCCTGAAGCATCCTGCCGGCGACCGCAAGCTCACCCGCAAGGAGGCCGACGTCCTGCGCCTGCTGTGCATGCACCAGGACCAGGTGCTCCCGAGGGAGCTGGTGCTTAACATGGTGTGGGGTGACGACACCTACTTCCTCGGCCGCAGCCTCGACGTGTTCATCAGCCGGCTGCGGAAGTACCTGAAGGCGGATGCCTCGGTGCAGATCGTGAACGTGCACGGCGTGGGCTTCAAGTTGCAGGTGGGCTGA
- a CDS encoding tetratricopeptide repeat protein, which translates to MSRVPRSLVCAVLAGVFTITAMAGTTDSLWTRYQDARLSVRERLTSLHLVIHELRAYDVDSSRALAERMRAEALVAKDTLMTALAERDLGIAAIIQRDNDRARLHLERALELYLQVGDSVGHKGAGAALSSLGIVHKNAGRMNEAVTAYRRCIAEHRLANDEGGTVYALNGLGLVHEMQGTYDSALVYYGAVAEVAARLKMEDMEAAGYGNMANVNAEMGRIGEAIDLTYRSLAIMERLGDRKGVALPHRDQRAEARPGRAR; encoded by the coding sequence GTGAGCCGCGTGCCCCGTTCCCTGGTCTGTGCTGTTCTTGCGGGCGTATTCACCATCACCGCGATGGCAGGCACCACGGACTCCCTGTGGACGCGCTATCAGGATGCCCGGCTGAGCGTGCGTGAGCGCCTGACCTCACTCCACCTGGTGATCCATGAACTGCGCGCATACGATGTCGACAGCAGCAGGGCCCTGGCGGAACGCATGCGTGCCGAGGCCCTGGTGGCGAAGGACACCCTGATGACGGCCTTGGCCGAACGCGACCTCGGGATCGCCGCGATCATTCAACGCGACAACGACCGGGCCCGGCTACACTTGGAACGCGCGTTGGAGCTCTACCTCCAGGTGGGCGACAGCGTGGGCCACAAAGGTGCCGGGGCCGCGCTCAGCAGCCTCGGCATCGTGCACAAGAACGCCGGCCGCATGAACGAAGCGGTCACCGCGTACCGGCGCTGCATCGCCGAGCACAGGCTCGCGAACGATGAAGGGGGCACCGTGTACGCCTTGAACGGGCTCGGCCTTGTGCACGAGATGCAGGGCACCTACGACAGCGCCCTGGTTTACTACGGTGCTGTGGCGGAAGTGGCGGCGCGCCTGAAGATGGAGGACATGGAGGCCGCAGGCTACGGCAACATGGCCAATGTGAACGCCGAGATGGGCCGCATCGGCGAGGCGATTGACCTCACGTACCGCAGCCTGGCCATCATGGAACGGCTCGGCGATCGGAAGGGCGTGGCCCTGCCTCACCGGGATCAGCGCGCTGAAGCACGCCCTGGGAGAGCACGATGA